Proteins from a single region of Phycisphaeraceae bacterium D3-23:
- a CDS encoding zinc metallopeptidase, producing the protein MRYKGRRKSKNVEDRRGIPAKGKLAGGGIVGIIVVVGIVLLQGGDLGNVLQALMQQSSQVAGPSTGHTPTAEEDELAEFVSVVLADTEDIWGEQFKQAGMDYREPKLVYFTDRVQSACGTADSGVGPFYCGADETIYIDLSFYKQLERDLGAPGDFAQAYVIAHEVGHHVQHLLGYSERVHRARGQVSQQEYNRLSVRLELQADFLAGVWAHHAQRRFNSLEPGDIAEAVQAAEAIGDDTLQRRSSGHVDPHQFTHGTSAQRVAWFEYGYRTGDYTLGNTFDDAVFNRVNPR; encoded by the coding sequence ATGCGATACAAAGGCCGACGCAAGAGCAAGAACGTCGAAGACCGACGCGGCATCCCCGCCAAGGGTAAGCTCGCCGGCGGCGGGATCGTCGGCATCATCGTCGTGGTCGGGATCGTCCTGCTCCAGGGCGGCGACCTGGGCAACGTCCTCCAGGCGCTGATGCAGCAGTCCAGCCAGGTCGCGGGCCCCAGTACCGGGCACACGCCCACCGCCGAGGAAGACGAGCTCGCAGAGTTTGTCTCCGTCGTCCTCGCCGACACCGAAGACATCTGGGGCGAGCAGTTCAAGCAAGCCGGTATGGACTACCGCGAGCCCAAGCTCGTCTACTTCACCGACCGCGTGCAGTCGGCCTGCGGCACCGCCGACTCGGGCGTCGGCCCGTTCTACTGCGGCGCGGACGAGACCATCTACATCGACCTGAGCTTCTATAAACAGCTCGAGCGCGACCTGGGCGCACCGGGCGACTTCGCCCAGGCCTACGTCATCGCGCACGAGGTCGGCCACCACGTGCAGCACCTGCTGGGCTACTCCGAGCGCGTCCACCGCGCACGCGGACAGGTCAGTCAGCAGGAGTACAACCGGCTGTCGGTCCGGCTGGAGCTCCAGGCCGACTTCCTCGCCGGCGTCTGGGCCCACCACGCGCAGCGGCGGTTCAACAGCCTCGAGCCCGGCGACATCGCGGAGGCGGTCCAGGCGGCCGAGGCGATCGGCGACGACACGCTGCAGCGGCGAAGCTCGGGCCACGTCGATCCCCATCAGTTCACGCACGGCACCAGCGCGCAGCGCGTCGCGTGGTTCGAATACGGCTACCGCACCGGCGACTACACGCTGGGCAACACCTTCGACGACGCCGTCTTCAACCGTGTCAACCCGAGGTGA
- a CDS encoding sugar transferase — translation MISTADDSSTDLRDHTVWGLDAVQLHDRFWAARGVQVVRQGEPSEIVRHAELYLLIDGDCLSLFRLGQLVDTLSWLKPQVLFVRIHDTHAPGYRERVLTDEGDNFTGFERAYRQIDYRLGRVALTPHEDVARAWQTAREPSKAWRELRRSIPAHQRSTISVDGCVFDRSNSEQVMGFVRELITVWKRPDATIKRASKIKTDAWGDRQTSAADTRFVGPVWVGAGRELEGIDSVVGPAVLWDDPDHRPEIDSLEWHAIEPSEHYTGPELGRRRRSLFRVSKRIFDVLFALLALAVTLPFYPLIMLAIMIEDGRPWFFAHPRESVGGKEFPCLKFRTMYNNAEEIKQKLAQENQADGPQFFIDNDPRITKVGNFMRRFNIDELPQFFNVLIGQMSVVGPRPSPYKENQFSPSWREARLSTRPGVTGLWQVKRSREPGKDFQEWIRYDIRYVETMCWKLDIYIMLQTVLVCAGLTQKPDKPGPEQAGGDAPDVPVASISGDTAAVETPADSGDIPA, via the coding sequence ATGATCTCAACCGCCGACGACAGCTCGACCGACCTCCGCGACCACACGGTCTGGGGGCTGGATGCGGTCCAGCTTCACGACCGGTTCTGGGCCGCCCGCGGGGTCCAGGTCGTCCGGCAGGGCGAGCCCTCCGAGATCGTCCGGCACGCCGAGCTCTACCTGCTGATCGACGGCGACTGCCTGTCGCTGTTCCGGCTGGGCCAGCTCGTCGATACGCTCAGCTGGCTCAAGCCGCAGGTGCTCTTTGTCCGCATCCACGACACGCACGCCCCGGGCTACCGCGAGCGCGTGCTGACCGATGAGGGCGACAACTTCACGGGCTTTGAGCGCGCGTATCGGCAGATCGACTACCGGCTGGGCCGGGTCGCGCTGACGCCGCACGAAGACGTCGCCCGCGCCTGGCAGACCGCGCGCGAGCCCAGTAAGGCCTGGCGCGAGCTGCGCCGATCCATCCCCGCCCACCAGCGCTCGACGATCTCGGTCGACGGCTGTGTCTTCGACCGCAGCAACAGCGAGCAGGTCATGGGCTTCGTCCGCGAGCTGATCACGGTGTGGAAACGCCCCGATGCGACGATCAAACGCGCGAGCAAGATCAAGACCGACGCGTGGGGCGACCGTCAGACCTCCGCGGCCGACACGCGGTTTGTCGGCCCTGTCTGGGTCGGCGCGGGCCGAGAGTTGGAGGGGATCGACAGCGTCGTCGGGCCGGCGGTGTTGTGGGACGACCCCGACCACCGCCCGGAGATCGATTCGCTTGAGTGGCACGCGATCGAGCCCTCCGAGCACTACACCGGGCCCGAGCTGGGCCGGCGTCGTCGCTCGCTGTTCCGGGTCTCTAAGCGCATCTTCGACGTGCTGTTCGCGCTGCTCGCGCTGGCGGTGACGCTGCCATTTTATCCGCTCATCATGCTTGCAATCATGATCGAGGATGGTCGGCCGTGGTTCTTCGCCCACCCGCGCGAGTCGGTCGGGGGCAAGGAGTTCCCCTGCCTCAAGTTCCGGACGATGTACAACAACGCCGAAGAGATCAAGCAGAAACTCGCCCAGGAAAACCAGGCGGACGGCCCGCAGTTCTTCATCGACAACGACCCGCGCATCACGAAGGTCGGCAACTTCATGCGCAGGTTCAACATCGATGAGCTGCCGCAGTTCTTCAACGTGCTCATCGGGCAGATGTCCGTCGTGGGCCCGCGCCCAAGCCCGTACAAGGAAAACCAGTTCAGCCCATCGTGGCGCGAGGCGCGGCTCTCGACCCGGCCCGGGGTTACAGGGCTGTGGCAGGTTAAGCGTTCGCGCGAACCGGGCAAGGACTTCCAGGAATGGATCCGCTACGACATCCGGTACGTCGAGACGATGTGCTGGAAGCTGGATATCTACATCATGCTGCAGACGGTGCTGGTGTGTGCGGGGCTGACCCAGAAGCCCGACAAGCCCGGGCCCGAGCAAGCGGGAGGCGACGCGCCGGATGTGCCTGTGGCCAGCATCTCGGGTGACACGGCGGCGGTGGAGACGCCCGCCGATTCCGGCGACATCCCCGCCTGA
- a CDS encoding archaeosortase/exosortase family protein: protein MKLIPRVLLKNGWTRSDAVRIFAALVAAAVATYPAWVHLFKTAVRYDHSRPIVLVPLIAGWLVWVRRSRFRYVRPGEFWPGWIMLAAGAQLYYMGNYWFGLKSAWYLGAVLMVGGALVVTTGASVIRQFRPAWLVLLLLVPVPVTLANVIALPIQIAEARAITFLYGLIGIDANLVQVSGEYLLTVGSAVLPIENACKGMATAMSLLLICYGFVFGAPLRMPVRLGLLILSPVIALICSALALLCTLWVYAQTEMVTADTVRAVSEWATILLGFMLVAALLRALAWASVPVYEYHLANEY, encoded by the coding sequence TTGAAACTGATCCCCCGTGTACTTCTGAAGAACGGCTGGACCCGTAGCGACGCGGTCCGGATCTTCGCCGCGCTGGTCGCGGCGGCGGTCGCCACGTACCCGGCCTGGGTCCACCTCTTCAAGACCGCGGTCCGCTACGACCACTCCCGCCCGATCGTCCTGGTCCCCCTGATCGCCGGCTGGCTGGTCTGGGTCCGACGCAGCCGGTTCCGCTATGTCCGGCCCGGCGAGTTCTGGCCCGGGTGGATCATGCTCGCGGCCGGGGCACAGCTCTACTACATGGGCAACTACTGGTTCGGGCTCAAGTCCGCCTGGTACCTGGGCGCAGTCCTGATGGTCGGCGGCGCGCTCGTCGTCACCACCGGCGCGTCGGTCATCCGGCAGTTCCGCCCGGCCTGGCTCGTGCTGCTGCTGCTCGTCCCCGTCCCCGTCACGCTCGCAAACGTCATCGCGTTGCCCATCCAGATCGCCGAGGCCCGTGCCATCACTTTCCTCTACGGCCTCATCGGGATCGACGCGAACCTCGTCCAGGTCTCGGGCGAGTACCTGCTCACGGTCGGGTCGGCGGTCCTGCCGATCGAGAACGCGTGCAAGGGTATGGCCACGGCGATGTCGCTATTGCTGATCTGCTACGGCTTCGTTTTCGGCGCGCCGCTACGCATGCCGGTCCGGCTGGGGCTGCTGATACTAAGCCCGGTGATCGCGTTGATCTGCAGCGCCTTGGCGCTACTATGTACGCTCTGGGTCTACGCCCAGACGGAGATGGTCACGGCCGACACCGTACGGGCGGTCTCGGAGTGGGCGACGATTTTGTTGGGGTTCATGCTGGTGGCGGCGCTGCTGCGGGCGCTGGCGTGGGCGTCGGTGCCGGTGTACGAATACCACCTGGCCAACGAGTACTAG
- a CDS encoding PKD domain-containing protein: MRDRNDTRRADGFEALEPRVLFNGDISILPLGDSITASSGSNFSYRYYLWERLVNDGVDFDFVGNEDTNRGSTPNWPSVNGQSFDRDHEGHSGHRVDRINDKLPGFLSHYTPDIALVHLGTNDIIQGQSASSTADELRTTIALLRQDNPDVTILLSQIIPLDRTHGERVDELNALLPGIVNDLSTGQSQIVLVDQNTGFDVDDDTYDGIHPDRSGEELMALRFYEALDGFLDSAPSQNSRPNANAGADQTLTDSNNNGTVTFRLDGGSSSDSDGSIASYVWRINGSTVGTGARPSVSVGIGTHSVQLTVTDNNGSTDTDTVTLRALAPTAPPQNNTAPSVNAGPDRTSVTSNGRVTLSGSVSDADGDNLSTSWSVVSAPGSVSFANASSPTTQATLTGEGTYVLRLTANDGQSSRSDNVEITIISPTSPPGGGGGGSSNNAPSVNAGPDRVSFTSNGRVTLAGSASDPDADNLSTTWSVVSAPGTVVFADANDPRSQATLIGDGVYVLRLTASDGTTSRSNDVEISINPSSPPSGGGGGGSSNSSPQVNAGPDRVSYTSNGRVTLAGSASDVDGDNLTTSWSVISAPGGVVFADATDPTTQATLSGDGVFVLRLTVSDGTVTRTDDVEISINPTSPPSGGGGGGGSSNSSPQVNAGPDRVSFTSNGRVTLAGSASDPDGDNLTTTWSVVSASGTVAFANASDVRSQATLTGDGDYVLRLTVSDGTTTRSDDVRISINPTAPPPGGGSNTAPSVNAGPSRVSVTNNGRVTLAGSVSDPDGDAVTTTWSVVSSPGAISFDDINAPNSQATLFSAGTYILRLTASDGNFTRTDDVSITIQRPV, translated from the coding sequence ATGCGAGACCGAAACGATACGCGCCGGGCCGACGGCTTCGAGGCCCTCGAGCCTCGCGTCCTGTTCAACGGCGACATCTCGATCCTCCCGCTGGGCGACTCGATCACCGCGTCGTCGGGCTCCAACTTCAGCTACCGCTACTACCTCTGGGAGCGCCTGGTCAACGACGGCGTCGACTTCGACTTCGTCGGCAACGAGGACACCAACCGCGGTAGCACACCCAACTGGCCAAGCGTGAACGGCCAGTCCTTCGACCGCGACCACGAGGGCCACTCGGGCCACCGCGTCGATCGGATCAACGACAAACTGCCCGGCTTCCTGAGCCACTACACCCCCGACATCGCGCTGGTCCACCTCGGCACCAACGACATCATCCAGGGCCAGTCCGCATCCTCCACCGCAGACGAGCTGCGCACCACCATCGCGCTGCTGCGTCAGGACAACCCCGACGTCACAATCCTACTTTCGCAAATCATCCCGCTCGACCGGACCCATGGCGAACGGGTCGATGAACTCAACGCGTTGCTGCCTGGCATTGTCAACGACCTGTCGACCGGCCAATCGCAGATCGTCTTGGTCGATCAGAACACAGGTTTCGATGTGGATGACGATACCTACGACGGCATCCACCCCGACCGCAGCGGCGAAGAGCTCATGGCGCTGCGCTTCTATGAGGCGCTCGACGGCTTCCTCGATAGTGCCCCCTCACAGAACTCCCGGCCCAACGCGAACGCCGGCGCCGACCAGACCCTGACCGATAGCAACAACAACGGCACGGTCACGTTCCGCCTCGATGGCGGATCGAGCAGCGACAGCGACGGCTCGATCGCGTCATACGTCTGGCGCATCAACGGATCGACCGTGGGGACAGGTGCTCGGCCGTCGGTTTCCGTGGGGATCGGCACGCACAGTGTCCAGCTGACGGTGACCGACAACAACGGCTCGACCGACACCGATACCGTGACGCTCCGCGCGCTCGCGCCGACCGCGCCGCCGCAGAACAACACCGCGCCCAGTGTGAACGCCGGGCCCGACCGCACATCGGTCACGAGCAACGGCCGGGTGACGCTGAGCGGCTCGGTGAGCGATGCCGATGGGGACAACCTGAGCACGAGCTGGTCGGTCGTCTCCGCACCCGGCTCGGTCTCGTTCGCCAACGCGAGCAGCCCGACCACCCAGGCGACGCTCACCGGCGAGGGCACCTACGTCCTCCGCCTGACCGCGAACGATGGCCAGAGCAGCCGGAGCGATAACGTCGAGATCACCATCATCTCGCCGACCTCGCCGCCCGGCGGTGGGGGTGGCGGCAGCTCGAACAACGCGCCCAGTGTCAACGCGGGCCCCGACCGCGTGTCGTTCACAAGCAACGGCCGGGTGACACTCGCCGGCTCGGCGAGCGATCCCGACGCAGACAATCTCAGCACGACATGGTCCGTCGTCTCCGCACCCGGAACCGTCGTGTTTGCGGATGCCAACGACCCACGCAGCCAGGCGACACTCATCGGCGACGGCGTCTACGTCCTCCGATTGACCGCGAGCGACGGCACGACTTCACGCTCCAACGATGTCGAGATCTCGATCAACCCGTCAAGCCCGCCGTCCGGCGGGGGTGGCGGCGGCAGCTCGAATAGTTCGCCGCAAGTGAACGCCGGGCCCGACCGCGTGTCCTATACGAGCAACGGCCGGGTCACGCTCGCGGGTTCTGCGAGTGACGTGGACGGCGACAACCTTACGACGAGTTGGTCGGTCATCTCCGCGCCGGGCGGTGTGGTCTTCGCCGACGCGACCGACCCGACTACCCAGGCGACGCTCTCCGGTGACGGCGTGTTTGTCCTCCGTCTGACGGTCAGCGACGGCACCGTGACGCGCACCGACGATGTCGAGATTTCGATCAACCCGACGTCGCCTCCGTCAGGTGGTGGTGGGGGGGGCGGCAGCTCGAACAGCTCGCCGCAGGTGAACGCCGGGCCCGACCGCGTGTCGTTCACGAGTAACGGCCGGGTGACACTGGCCGGCTCGGCCAGCGATCCCGACGGGGACAACCTCACGACCACCTGGTCCGTCGTCTCCGCGTCTGGCACGGTTGCCTTTGCGAATGCCAGCGATGTGCGTAGCCAGGCGACCCTCACCGGCGATGGCGACTACGTCCTCCGCCTGACCGTCAGCGACGGCACGACGACGCGATCCGACGACGTCCGCATCTCCATCAACCCCACGGCCCCGCCCCCCGGTGGCGGCTCGAACACCGCGCCCAGCGTCAACGCGGGGCCCAGCCGTGTCTCGGTGACGAATAACGGCCGGGTCACCCTCGCGGGCTCGGTGAGCGATCCGGATGGCGACGCCGTCACGACGACGTGGTCGGTGGTTTCCTCACCCGGCGCGATTTCGTTCGACGACATCAACGCCCCCAACAGCCAGGCGACGCTCTTCAGCGCGGGGACCTACATCCTCCGGCTGACCGCGAGCGACGGCAACTTCACCCGCACCGACGACGTATCGATCACGATCCAGCGGCCGGTATGA
- a CDS encoding WecB/TagA/CpsF family glycosyltransferase, translating into MNDTTLETRRAAEETPKPAPGGEGPARIDVGGVLFDPLTVAQTIEHVAGAAASGQGGWVITANLDHARRARVDDEYRDMLREAELVVADGAPIIWASKLQGAALPERVAGSSMVEPLARVAAQRGLSIFLMGGTPGTAQEAGDLLVERYPGLKIAGVSCPPMGFEKDAAEMSQIREDLSRTKPDLIYVALGSPKQERLIRVLRGDFPDAWWLGIGISLSFLTGEVQRAPSYIQRLGLEWLHRLVQEPRRLAKRYLVHGLPYACRLGFGSLGRRLSGRDR; encoded by the coding sequence ATGAATGACACGACGCTTGAGACCCGCCGCGCTGCGGAAGAAACGCCGAAACCCGCGCCCGGCGGCGAAGGCCCGGCGCGCATCGACGTCGGCGGCGTGTTGTTTGACCCGCTGACGGTTGCACAGACAATCGAGCATGTCGCCGGCGCCGCGGCGTCGGGCCAAGGGGGCTGGGTGATCACGGCCAACCTCGACCACGCCCGCCGGGCGCGGGTCGATGATGAGTACCGCGACATGCTGCGCGAGGCCGAGCTTGTCGTCGCGGATGGCGCGCCGATCATCTGGGCGAGCAAACTGCAAGGCGCCGCGCTACCCGAGCGCGTCGCGGGCTCGTCGATGGTCGAGCCGCTCGCCAGGGTTGCGGCCCAGCGCGGGCTCTCGATCTTCCTCATGGGCGGCACGCCGGGCACGGCCCAGGAGGCGGGCGACCTGCTGGTCGAGCGGTACCCCGGGCTCAAGATCGCGGGCGTTTCGTGCCCACCGATGGGGTTTGAAAAGGACGCCGCCGAGATGTCGCAGATCCGGGAAGACCTTTCGCGCACGAAGCCCGATCTGATCTACGTCGCGCTGGGCTCGCCCAAGCAAGAACGGCTGATCCGCGTGCTGCGGGGCGATTTCCCGGACGCCTGGTGGCTGGGGATCGGGATCAGCCTGAGTTTTCTGACCGGCGAAGTGCAACGTGCCCCTTCCTACATCCAGCGGCTTGGGTTAGAATGGCTCCACCGCCTGGTTCAGGAGCCCCGCCGGCTCGCGAAACGGTATCTGGTCCATGGGCTGCCGTACGCTTGCCGACTCGGTTTCGGGTCGCTTGGGCGGCGGTTGTCGGGCCGGGACCGATAA